In Coleofasciculus chthonoplastes PCC 7420, the following proteins share a genomic window:
- a CDS encoding CIS tube protein, translated as MSQLVKAQLISTDGGGTIEFMFNPNQLAFNQQINLTKSSGARTGRGLPKVNFAYPEPVILTINDLIFDTYEQGESVLKHIKSFQQAVDFAESGAGREKRPPTYVFTWGSQKYIRCFVTKLDYNLTMFLPDGTPVRAKINLTLEEIDESTSQPGMSAPKSSSSQRQQDSLSSRKARLKSGSGASSQ; from the coding sequence ATGTCACAACTGGTCAAAGCGCAACTGATTTCAACTGATGGTGGCGGAACCATTGAATTTATGTTTAATCCCAATCAGTTGGCGTTCAATCAGCAAATTAATCTAACTAAAAGTAGTGGAGCTAGGACAGGTAGGGGATTGCCTAAAGTTAACTTTGCTTATCCTGAACCCGTCATCCTCACCATCAATGACCTAATTTTTGATACCTATGAGCAAGGAGAGAGTGTCCTAAAACATATCAAATCATTTCAACAAGCGGTTGACTTTGCCGAATCAGGAGCAGGTCGAGAGAAACGCCCACCAACCTATGTGTTTACCTGGGGTTCTCAAAAGTATATCCGTTGCTTTGTAACTAAACTCGATTACAATCTGACGATGTTTCTGCCAGATGGGACACCAGTACGCGCCAAGATTAACTTGACGTTAGAAGAGATTGATGAGTCTACGTCTCAACCTGGTATGTCTGCACCTAAATCAAGTTCCAGTCAACGCCAACAAGATAGTTTGTCCAGTCGCAAGGCTCGGCTTAAGTCAGGCTCTGGCGCAAGTTCACAGTGA
- a CDS encoding ExbD/TolR family protein, with protein sequence MRLPDDSETPFQINIVPMIDAIFAILAFFIISTLYLTRSEGLPVNLPTAITGESQVQDRIITVTIQANGAIFLNQEPIELSQLEAGVESLVTADSPFLVILNADENVSHGRVVSVMDRLRLVEGIRLAIATQ encoded by the coding sequence ATGCGTCTACCTGATGATTCAGAAACGCCGTTCCAGATTAATATTGTGCCGATGATTGATGCAATATTCGCAATCTTGGCATTTTTTATCATTTCAACACTTTATTTAACCCGCTCTGAAGGATTACCTGTTAATTTACCGACGGCGATAACCGGCGAGAGTCAGGTACAAGACCGAATAATTACGGTCACGATTCAGGCAAATGGAGCGATTTTTCTTAACCAAGAACCGATTGAATTATCACAACTTGAAGCCGGGGTAGAGTCATTAGTGACGGCAGATTCTCCATTTTTGGTGATTCTTAATGCTGATGAAAATGTCTCTCATGGTCGAGTCGTTAGCGTGATGGATCGCTTACGGTTAGTCGAAGGAATTCGTTTAGCGATCGCGACTCAGTAG